A segment of the Actinomycetes bacterium genome:
AACCAGCGCAGCGGCTTCGGGTCGATGTTCTGGTAGATGTGCTTGGCGTCCCGGTACTCCCCGAGACCGGTCAGCCCCAGCTCGCGCCCGACGCCCGACTGCTTGAACCCGCCCCACTCGGCCTGGGGCAGGTAGGGGTGGTAGTCGTTGATCCACACGGTGCCGTGCCGCAGGCGGTTGGCGACCCGCTGGGCCCGGCCGGCGTCGCCGGTCCACACGGCGCCCGCCAGGCCGTAGACGGTGTCGTTTCCCAACGCCACCGCTTCGGGCTCGTCGCGGAAGCGCTCGGCGGTGAGGATCGGGCCGAAGGTCTCCTCCTGGACGACCCGCATGTCGCGCCGGCAGTCGGCGAAGACGGTGGGGCGGTAGAAGAACCCTGCCTGCAGCTCGGGCTCGTCCGGGCGGCGCCCGCCGGCGAGCAGCCGGGCGCCCTCGGCCAGGCCGGTCTCGACGTACCGCTCGACCTTGGCCCGGTGCTCGGCGGAGACCAGCGGGCCGGACTCGGTGCCCTCGTCGAGCCCGTTGCCGAGCCGGATGCGGTCGGCCCGGCGGGCCACCTCGGCCACGAAGTCGTCGTAGACCTCGTCCTGCACCAGCAGCCTGGCCCCGGCCGAGCAGACCTGGCCGGCGTGGAGGAACACCGCGGTGAGGGCGTAGTCGAGCGCGGTGTCGAGGTCGGCGTCGGCGAACACGATGTTGGGGTTCTTGCCGCCGAGCTCAAGGGCGACCTTCTTCACGGTCGCGGCGGCCGCCTGCATGATCCGGCGGCCGGTGGCCAGCCCGCCGGTGAAGGAGACCATGTCCACGCCCGGGTGCTCGACCAGGCGCGCCCCCACCCGCGGCCCCAGGCCCAGCACGAGGTTGACCACCCCGGCCGGCGCGCCCGCCTCGGCCAGCAGCTCGACGAGCCTGATCGTGGTGAGCGGGGTCACCTCGCTCGGCTTGGCCACGACGGTGTCGCCCGCGGCCAGGGCGGGCGCGACCTTCCAGGCCATCTGCAGCAGCGGGTAGTTCCACGGCGCGATGAGCGCGCACACCCCGACCGGCTCGTACACGATCCGGCTGACCGCGCCCGGGTTGCCGGTGTCCACCACGCGCCCGGCCTCCTTGTCGGCCAGGCCCGCGTAGTAGCGAAAGACCCGCACCACGTCGTCGACGTCCGCGCCGCTCTCGGTGAGCGTCTTGCCGGTGTCCAGGGTCTCGGTGCGGGCGAGCTGCTCGCGGTCCCGGACGAGCAGGTCGGCCACCCGGTCGAGGACGGCGGCGCGCTCGGCCGCCGGGGTCCCGGGCCAGTCGCCGGCGTCGAACGCCCGGCGGGCCGCGGCGACCGCGCGGTCGACGTCGGCCGGCGCCGCCTCGTCGACCTTGGCGATCACGCTCTGGTCGAACGGGTTGACGACGTCGGTCTCCAGGGCGGCCGATGAGGCCACCCACGCCCCGTCGATGAAGAGGTTCGGCACGATGACCCCGCGCGTTGCCGTATCCGCAACACGATCCGCAGTTCGCAACAACGAAAGAAAATAGGCTTCTCCTCCGCCCGTCAAGACCGGCCTTGTTCCGGACCCTTGACCGGGCCGGTTCGGCCCGTCGTACAATCCGGTTCCCTTCTGCGAAACGAATGCATGATGCGCAACAGCCGCGCCACCGTCATCGTCGGCGCCGGGATCGTCGGCTGCAGCGTCGCCGACCACCTGACCCGGCTTGGCGGCCATGACGTGACCGTCGTGGACCAGGGAAGCCTGTTCGCGACCGGTGGCTCGACCTCCCACGCACCCGGCCTGGTCTTCCAGACCAACCCGTCGCAGACGATGACCCGGTTCGCGGCCTACTCGGTGCGGCGCTACAGCGAGCTGCGCCACGGCGGCCAGCCCTGCTTCCGGCCGGTCGGCAGCATCGAGGTGGCCCGCACCCCCGCGCGCTGGAAGGACCTCCACCGCAAGCAGGGGCTGGCCGCCTCCTGGGGAGTGGCGTCGCGGCTGCTGTCGCCCCGGGAGGTCGCCGAGCTGGTGCCGCTGCTGGACCCGGCCAGGATCCACGGCGGCTTCCACGTCCCCTCCGACGGCATCGCCAAGGCCGTGTGGGCGGCCGAGGCCATGGCCGAGCAGGCGGCCGACCGGGGCGCCCGGTTCGTCGGCGACGCCCCGGTCACCGGCATCCGGGTCGAGGGGGGCCGCGTCCGGGCCGTGACCACCACCCAGGGCGAGCTCGAGGCCGACCTGGTCGTGTGCTGCGCCGGGATCTGGGGGCCGCTCATCGGTCGGATGGCCGGCGTGCCCGTGCCGCTGGTGCCGTTCCAGCACCAGTACGTCCGCACCGCGCCCCTGCCGCCGCTGGCCGGGGAGACCGAGGAGGTCGCCCACCCGATCCTGCGCGACCAGGACAGCGCGATGTACTTCCGCCAGCACCAGGACCGCTACGGCGTCGGCTCCTACCAGCACGCCCCGCTGCCGGTCCGGCCCTCAGACATCCTCGCTCCCGGGGACGCGCCGGTGATGCCGTCGCTCATGGCCTTCACCCCGAGCGACTTCAAGCAGGCCTGGGCCGACGCGCAAGAGCTCCTCCCGCCGCTGCGCGGGGCCGAGATCGAGGAGTCCCTGAACGGGATGTTCTCGTTCACGCCCGACGCCCTGCCGCTGATCGGGGAGTCGCGCGAGGTGCGCGGGTTCTGGACGGCCGAGGCGGTCTGGATCACCCACGCGGCCGGGGTCGGCAAGGCCGCCGCCGAGTGGATCGCGCAGGGCACGCCAGGCGTGGACCTGCGCGAGTGCGACCTGCACCGCTTCGAGCCGTGGGCGCGCAGCCCCGCCTACCTGGCCCGGCGCGCGGCGCAGCAGTACGACGAGGTCTACGACGTCATCCACCCGCTCCAGCCGATGGAGGAGCCCCGGCCGCTGCGGGTCAGCCCGTTCCACCGCCGGCAGGAGGAGCTCGGCGCGTACTTCCTGGAGTCCGCCGGCTGGGAGCGGCCCCACTGGTTCGAGGCCAACGCGACCCTGGTCGCCGGCCGCACCATCCCCGGGCGCGAGGAGTGGGCCGCCCGCTACTGGTCGCCGGTGGTCGGTGCGGAGCACCAGGCGACCCGCGAGCGCGCCGCCATGTACGACATGACCTCGCTGAAGCGGCTGACCGTCAGCGGCCCGGGCGCGCTCGGGTTGCTGGAGCGGCTCACCACCGGCGAGCTCGACCGCCCGCCCGGCTACGTCACCTACACCCTCATGCTCGACGACCGGGGCGGGATCCGCAGCGACGTCACCGTGGCCCGGCTCGGCGAGGACCGCTTCCAGGTCGGCTGCAACGGGCCCCGCGACCTCGACTGGCTGCTCCGCAACCTCCCCGCCGGCGGCTCGGCCCACGTGGAGGACGCCACCGGCGCCACCTGCTGCGTCGGGCTGTGGGGGCCGCTGGCCCGCGAGGTGGTCCAGGCGTGCAGCGACGACGACTTCTCCGACCAGGGCTTCGGCTTCTTCCGGGCCCGCGAGGTGTACGTCGGCGAGGTGCCGGTGGTGGCGCTGCGGCTGTCGTATGTGGGCGAGCTCGGCTGGGAGCTGTACGCCCCGGCCGACCTCGGCCTGCGCCTGTGGGACCTGCTGTGGCGGGCCGGCCGCCCGCACGGCGTGATCGCCGGCGGCAGGGGCGCCTTCAACGGCCTGCGGCTCGAGAAGGGCTACCGGATGTGGGGCACCGACATGTGGAGCGACCACGACCCCTACGAGGCCGGCCTCGGCTTCGCGGCCAGGCCCGGCAAGCACGCCGACTTCGTCGGCCGGGCCGCGTGCGAGCGGCGCAGGGCGGCCCGCCCGGCCAGGCGCCTGGCCTGCCTCACGGTCGACGACGGCACCGTGCTCATGGGCAAGGAGCCGGTCTGGGCCGGGGGCCGGCCGGTCGGCTTCGTGACCAGCGCCGCCTACGGCTACTCGGTCGGGGCGAGCATCGCCTACGCCTGGCTCCCGGCCGAGCTGGCCGGTGAGGGCACGGCCGTGGAGGTGGAGTACTTCGGGGCGCGGCACGCGGCCACGGTCGCCCCCGACCCGCTGTTCGACCCGGGCATGGCCCGGATGCGAGGCTGACCACGACGAGAGAAGGAGCCCCCGATGGCAGACATCATCGAGCGCCCTGCGGTGCTGCTGTACACCCGGATCAGGCGGTCCCCGTTCTTCCACGCGTCCCGCCGCCACGGGGTCACCCTCTACAGCGTCTACAACCACACCTACCACCCCCGCCACTACGGCGACCCGGTCGAGGAGTACTGGAAGCTGCTCGAGGGCGTGACCTTGTGGGACGTGGGCGTGGAGAAGCAGGTCGAGATCACCGGGCCCGACGCGTTCGAGTTCACCAACATGCTCGTGCCCCGCGACCTGAGCAAGTGCGCCGTGGGCCAGTGCAAGTACGTGTTCGTCACCGCCGAGGACGGCGGCATCGTCAACGACCCGGTCCTGCTGCGGCTGGGCGAGAACCACTTCTGGCTGTCGCTGGCCGACAGCGACGTGCTGCTGTGGGCCAGGGGCCTGGCCTACAACTCCAAGTTCAACGTGACCATCCGCGAGGCCGACGTCGGCCCGGTGCAGATCCAGGGCCCCAAGTCCAAGAACGTCATGGTCGACCTGTTCGGCGACAAGGTGCTGGAGATCCCCTACTACTTCCTGGCCGAGTTCCAGCTCGGCGGGATGGACGTGGTCGTGTCCCGCACCGGCTACACCGCCGAGCTCGGCTACGAGATCTACCTGCACGACGCCGCAGCCAACGGCCAGCGGCTGTGGGACCTCGTCCTCGAGGCCGGCAAGCCCCACGACCTGGCCGTGATCGGCCCGTCCCACATCCGCCGCATCGAGGGCGGGATCCTCGCCTACGGCGCCGACATGTGGCTGGACGACAACCCCTTCGAGGTCGGCATCGGCTACCCGTGGATGGTCGACCTGGACCAGGAGGCCGACTTCGTCGGCAAGCAGGCGCTCAAGCGCATCAAGGAGCAGGGCATCAGCCGCAAGCTGGTCGGCGTCGAGCTCGGCGGCGACCCGCTCGGCTCCTACAGCGACGGCTCGATGGTCGACTTCTTCCCGGTCCGCCACGACGGCGAGCTGGTGGGCAAGGTGACCTCGGCGTGCTGGTCGCCCCGGTTGGAGAAGAACATCGGCTACGCGATGCTGCCGATCGGCCTCACCGGCCTCGGCACCGAGGTCGAGGCCGAGACGCCGAAGGGGCGGACCACGGCCAAGGTGGTGGAGAAGCCCTTCGTCGACCCCACCAAGGAGACCCCCAAGCAGCAGGTCAGCCGGGCCACGGCCTGACCCGACGGCCGCCGGGGCTCGGGGAGCGGCGCGATGAAGCAGGAGCACGCGCAGGCCGTGGCCGAGGCCCTGCGCCGGCCGCGGTACGAGGTGATCCCGCTCGAGGGCGTGGTCGACCGGGTGGCCGAGCACGTCCCCAGGGACGCCAAGCTCGCGGTGACCGCCTCGCCCAGGAAGGGGATCGGGCGCACCCTGGACGTGGCCGCGGCCCTGGCCGAGCTGGGCTACCGGGTCGTGCCCCACCTCTCGGCCCGCCTGGTCGCCGACGAGACCCACCTGAAGGACGTGATGCAGCGCCTCAGCGACCTCGGCATCCGCGAGGCGTTCGTGATCGCGGGCGACGTGGACGAGCCCCACGGCGCGTTCGCGAGCGCGCTCGACCTGCTGGAAGCCATGGCCGGCAGCGGCCACCCGCTCGACGAGATCGGCATCGCCGGCTACCCGGAGAGCCACCCGGTCATCGACGACGACATCACCATCCAGGCCATGTGGGACAAGCGGCGCTTCGCCACCTACATCGTCAGCCAGCTCTGCTTCGACCCCAAGGTGGTCGCCGGCTGGGTCCGCCGCGTCCGGCGGCGCGGGGTCGACCTGCCGGTCCACGTCGGGGTGCCCGGGCCCGTGGAGGTGGTCAGGCTCCTGCGGGTCTCGTCCACCATCGGCCTCGGCGAGTCGGCCCGGTTCATCCGGCGGCACCGGGGCTGGCTGCCGTACCTGCTCCGCCCGGGCGGCTACCGCCCCGACCGGCTGGTCGAGGGCCTGGCCGAGACGCTGGCCGACCCGGCCGACCGGGTCGCCGGCTTCCACGTGTACACCTTCAACGAGGTCGAGCGGACCGAGCGGTGGCGGCGGGCGCTGCTCGACCGCCTGGCTGCGACGGCGACGGGGTGAGGGCCATGGCAGAGCGCAGGTCTCCCTTCTACGAGATCCACCGGCGCCTCGGTGGCGAGCTGATCAGGGCCGGCGGGGACTACCTGCTGCCGGTGTCGTATCTGTCGCCGGTCGAGGAGCACGTCAACACCCGCACCAACGTCGGGATGCAGGACCTGTCGTCGATGGGCGAGATCGACGTGAAGGGTCCGGGCGCGGAGCGGCTGCTCAACCACCTGCTGGTCAACGAGGTCCGCGACATGGAGCCCGGCCGGCTGCGCTACTCCACCGTCTGCAACGACGACGGCGGCGTGGTCGACGACGTCACCGTCTACAAGTTCCACGACGAGCACTTCATGGTCGTGGCCAGCTCCGGCCCGCGCAAGAAGACGTTCCGGTGGATCAGGGAGCACGCGGCTGGCGCGAGCGCCTACGCGACCGACGTGTCGGGCGCGGTCGCACTGCTCGTGGTGCAGGGCCCGCGCTCGCGCGACCTGCTCAAGACGGTGGTGGAGGACGCCGACCTCGACGCGCTCCGGTGGTTCCGGTTCACCCCGGGCCGCATCGGCGAGACCGAGCTGACCCTGTCGCGCTCCGGCTACACCGGCGAGCTCGGCTACGAGCTGTACCTGCCGGCCGAGGAGGCGGCCGGGCTCTGGGAGCACCTGGCCGCCAAGGGCCGCGACTTCGGCCTGCTGCCCTACGGCGTGGCGGCGATGCAGTCGCTGCGCATCGAGAAGGGCTACCCCCTGTACGGCAACGACGTGAGCGAGCGCCACACCCCGTTCCACGTCGGGCTGGACCGGTGGATCCGGTTCGACAAGCGCGACTTCGTCGGCCGCGACGCCCTGCTCCGGGTCCAGGAGCAGGGGCCCGACGAGCGCTGGGTCGGGCTGGTCCTCGACAGCGAGCTGCCCGCCGACGTCGACGACAAGGTCTCCACCATCGGGGACGTGGCGGCTGTGAAGGAGAAGATCCACACCGGCACCGAGGCCCATGACTACGAGGACGAGGTCCACCCCGGCAGCGAGGTGAGCGGACGGGTCACGGTCAGCGCCAAGGGCCACACGGTCGGCCGGATGCTGGCCATGGCCTACGTCAGGCCCGCGCACGCCTGGCCGGGCAACCGGCTGGTCGTGGCGGTCAAGGGACGGCCCAGGGTGGCGACGGTCACGCCGACCCCGTTCTTCGACCCGCAGGGCATGCGCCTCAAGGCGTGACAGCATCGTGGCTGACGGATCCACTTGACCATGGCACAGGCGCTCTTGGGGGGCCGTGGGGGGAGCGTGTCCTGGTGCACCCGCGGGCTCCCCCGGCACCATGGCACAGGCGCTCTTGGGGGGCCGTGGGGGGAGCGTGTCCTGGTGCACCCGCGGGCTCCCCCGGCACCATGGCACAGGCGCTCTTGGGGGGCCGTGGGGGGAGCGAGCTCCCCCCACATCGACAGAGGACCGCCGGCAGATGAGTTCCCAGCGACATCCGTCAGACAGGACCTAAAGGAGGTCGCGGTATGTTGGCGGCACGTTACGACGCCATCGTGCTCGGCGTCGGCGGGATGGGCAGCTCGACCGTGTACCAGCTCGCCCGGCGCGGGCACCGGGTGCTCGGGCTCGAGCGCTACGACGTCCCCCACGCGATGGGGTCGTCGCACGGGCACACGCGCATCATCCGCCTGGCCTATTACGAGGACCCGTCCTATGTGATGCTGCTGCAGCGGTCCTATGAGCTGTGGCGCCACATCGAGGGCCGGGCCGGCGAGCGGCTGCTGCACGTCACCGGGTCGGTCGACGCCGGGCCGGCGGACAGCTGGGTGTTCAAGGGCTCGCTGCGCTCCTGCCTGGAGCATGAGCTGCCCCACGAGGTGCTGACCAGCAGGGAGCTGACCAGGCGCTACCCCGGGTACCGGCTGCCGCGCGAGACCCTGGCCGTGCTCCAGCCCCAGGGCGGGTTCCTGCTCCCCGAGCGCTGCGTGGTCGCCTACGTGAACGCCGCCATGGCCGAGGGCGCCGAGGTCCACGGGCGGGAGCGGGTGCTCGACTGGCACCCGGCCGGGGACGGCGTCCGCGTCGTCACCGACCGCGCCGCCTACGAGGCCCAGCGGCTGGTGGTGACGGCGGGCGCCTGGAGCTCGAAGCTGCTGCCCTTCCTGGACGGCCTGGCCGTGCCCGAGCGCCAGGTGCTCGCCTGGCTGCAGCCGCAGCGCCCCGAGCTGTTCACCCCGGACCGGCTGCCGGTGTTCAACCTGCTGGTCGACGAGGGCCGCTTCTACGGGTTCCCGGTGTTCGGCATCCCCGGCTTCAAGTTCGGCAAGTACCACCACTTCGAGGAGGCCGGCGACCCCGACCTGCTGGAGCGGGAACCACGGCCCGACGACGAGCGGATCCTGCGCGAGTTCGCCGCCCGCTACTTCCCCGACGGGTCCGGCCCGACGATGTCGCTGGTGGCCTGCTTGTTCACCAACTCCCCGGACAACCACTTCATCATCGACACCCACCCCGACCATCCGCAGGTGTCGTTCGCCTCCCCCTGCTCCGGGCACGGGTTCAAGTTCGCCAGCGTGATCGGCGAGGTCATGGCCGACCTGGCCGAGCGGGGCACGACGCGCCACAACATCGACCTGTTCCGCCTGGACCGGCTGTCCGGCCGGGACCGCCTGCTCGGCCGGGAACGGCCCTTCGGCCGGGAACGGCCCTTCGGCCGGGAACGGCCCTTCAGCCGGGAACGGCCCTTCAGCCGGGAACGGCCCTTCAGCCGGGGCCGGGCCGAACCGGACCGGGCCCGGCCCAGGCTGGGGGCGCCCACCCGTGCCCTCCCCGCTCCGGGCCCTGCGGCGGACGGGTCCGGCCGGGGCCGGACCGCCGAGCGGCAACCCGACCGCCGGGGCCGGCGCACCGACGAGCGCGCCGGCACGATCAGCGAGCGGGGCGCCGGGGCGATCCAGACGTTCTGGTAGCCAGGCCGGGGTCCGCGACGGCCGGGTCCAGGCGCTCCGGTAGGATGTTGCGCGATGAGCAACGACAGCGAGCCTCGTGACGGTCCCGTCATCCAGTCCGTCGACCGGGCCGTGTCGATCATGGAGATGCTGGCCCGGCGGGGGCCGACCCGGGTCACCGAGGTGGCCGGCGAACTCGGCATCCACAAGTCCACCGCGTTCCGCCTGCTGTCCACGCTCGAGGCCCGCGGCCTGGTCGAGCAGGGGGCGGGGCGCGGCAGGTACCGTCTCGGCTACGGGATCGTCCGGCTCGCCGGGGGCGCCACCGTGCGCCTGGAGTTCCACCAGTACAGCCGGCCGATCTGCCTGCGCCTGGCCGGGGAGACGGGCGAGACCGTCAACATGGCCATCCGCGACGGCCGCTACGCGATCAACGTCGAGCAGGTGATGGGCTCGTCGGCGGTGACCACGGTGAACTGGGTGGGCCAGCGCACGCCGCTGCATGCCACCTCCAGCGGCAAGGTCTTCCTCGCCCACCTGCCCGAACCGGAGCTGGCCAGGCTCCTCGCCGGGCCCCTCGAACGATTCACCCCGGGCACGGTGGTAGACCCGGCCCGTCTGGACGAACAGCTCCAGAAGGTACGGGCCGACGGCTACGCGTACACCGTGGAGGAACTGGAGGTCGGGCTCAACGCGGTGGCCGCGCCGATCCGCGCCTTTGACGGCACCGTCGCCGCCGCCGTGAGCGTGTCCGGTCCCTCCTACCGGATCCTCCCGGACCGGGTCACCGAGCTGGGCGAGCTGGTCCAGGCCGCCGCCAGAGCGATCTCCTTGGGGTTACCGAACGGGTGGAAGCGCCCAGCGGGCTAGCTCGCCTGGGTGACCTCGCCGCGCTCCAGCAGCTCCCGGAAGCCAGCCTCGTCCAGGGTTGGCACGCCGAGCTCGGCCGCCTTGGCCGCCTTGGTGCCCGGGTCGACGCCGACCACCACGTAGTCGGTCTTCTTGGACACGCTGGAGGTGATGCGGCCGCCACGCTCCTCCACGGCGCGCTCCGCCTCCTCGCGGGTGAACCCGTCCAGGCCACCGGTGAGCACTACGGCCTTGCCGGCGAGCACCTGGGGCAGGATCGGCCCGCCGCCGCCGCCGGCGGACCGGGTGTTGACGCCCGCCTCGGTGAGACGGCGGACCAGGTCGCGGTTGCCCTCGTCGGCGAACCAGGCGGCGACGCTGGAGGCGATCGTCGGGCCGATCT
Coding sequences within it:
- a CDS encoding aldehyde dehydrogenase family protein, with translation MPNLFIDGAWVASSAALETDVVNPFDQSVIAKVDEAAPADVDRAVAAARRAFDAGDWPGTPAAERAAVLDRVADLLVRDREQLARTETLDTGKTLTESGADVDDVVRVFRYYAGLADKEAGRVVDTGNPGAVSRIVYEPVGVCALIAPWNYPLLQMAWKVAPALAAGDTVVAKPSEVTPLTTIRLVELLAEAGAPAGVVNLVLGLGPRVGARLVEHPGVDMVSFTGGLATGRRIMQAAAATVKKVALELGGKNPNIVFADADLDTALDYALTAVFLHAGQVCSAGARLLVQDEVYDDFVAEVARRADRIRLGNGLDEGTESGPLVSAEHRAKVERYVETGLAEGARLLAGGRRPDEPELQAGFFYRPTVFADCRRDMRVVQEETFGPILTAERFRDEPEAVALGNDTVYGLAGAVWTGDAGRAQRVANRLRHGTVWINDYHPYLPQAEWGGFKQSGVGRELGLTGLGEYRDAKHIYQNIDPKPLRWFAG
- a CDS encoding FAD-dependent oxidoreductase; this translates as MMRNSRATVIVGAGIVGCSVADHLTRLGGHDVTVVDQGSLFATGGSTSHAPGLVFQTNPSQTMTRFAAYSVRRYSELRHGGQPCFRPVGSIEVARTPARWKDLHRKQGLAASWGVASRLLSPREVAELVPLLDPARIHGGFHVPSDGIAKAVWAAEAMAEQAADRGARFVGDAPVTGIRVEGGRVRAVTTTQGELEADLVVCCAGIWGPLIGRMAGVPVPLVPFQHQYVRTAPLPPLAGETEEVAHPILRDQDSAMYFRQHQDRYGVGSYQHAPLPVRPSDILAPGDAPVMPSLMAFTPSDFKQAWADAQELLPPLRGAEIEESLNGMFSFTPDALPLIGESREVRGFWTAEAVWITHAAGVGKAAAEWIAQGTPGVDLRECDLHRFEPWARSPAYLARRAAQQYDEVYDVIHPLQPMEEPRPLRVSPFHRRQEELGAYFLESAGWERPHWFEANATLVAGRTIPGREEWAARYWSPVVGAEHQATRERAAMYDMTSLKRLTVSGPGALGLLERLTTGELDRPPGYVTYTLMLDDRGGIRSDVTVARLGEDRFQVGCNGPRDLDWLLRNLPAGGSAHVEDATGATCCVGLWGPLAREVVQACSDDDFSDQGFGFFRAREVYVGEVPVVALRLSYVGELGWELYAPADLGLRLWDLLWRAGRPHGVIAGGRGAFNGLRLEKGYRMWGTDMWSDHDPYEAGLGFAARPGKHADFVGRAACERRRAARPARRLACLTVDDGTVLMGKEPVWAGGRPVGFVTSAAYGYSVGASIAYAWLPAELAGEGTAVEVEYFGARHAATVAPDPLFDPGMARMRG
- a CDS encoding glycine cleavage T C-terminal barrel domain-containing protein, producing the protein MADIIERPAVLLYTRIRRSPFFHASRRHGVTLYSVYNHTYHPRHYGDPVEEYWKLLEGVTLWDVGVEKQVEITGPDAFEFTNMLVPRDLSKCAVGQCKYVFVTAEDGGIVNDPVLLRLGENHFWLSLADSDVLLWARGLAYNSKFNVTIREADVGPVQIQGPKSKNVMVDLFGDKVLEIPYYFLAEFQLGGMDVVVSRTGYTAELGYEIYLHDAAANGQRLWDLVLEAGKPHDLAVIGPSHIRRIEGGILAYGADMWLDDNPFEVGIGYPWMVDLDQEADFVGKQALKRIKEQGISRKLVGVELGGDPLGSYSDGSMVDFFPVRHDGELVGKVTSACWSPRLEKNIGYAMLPIGLTGLGTEVEAETPKGRTTAKVVEKPFVDPTKETPKQQVSRATA
- a CDS encoding methylenetetrahydrofolate reductase, producing the protein MKQEHAQAVAEALRRPRYEVIPLEGVVDRVAEHVPRDAKLAVTASPRKGIGRTLDVAAALAELGYRVVPHLSARLVADETHLKDVMQRLSDLGIREAFVIAGDVDEPHGAFASALDLLEAMAGSGHPLDEIGIAGYPESHPVIDDDITIQAMWDKRRFATYIVSQLCFDPKVVAGWVRRVRRRGVDLPVHVGVPGPVEVVRLLRVSSTIGLGESARFIRRHRGWLPYLLRPGGYRPDRLVEGLAETLADPADRVAGFHVYTFNEVERTERWRRALLDRLAATATG
- a CDS encoding aminomethyltransferase family protein, coding for MAERRSPFYEIHRRLGGELIRAGGDYLLPVSYLSPVEEHVNTRTNVGMQDLSSMGEIDVKGPGAERLLNHLLVNEVRDMEPGRLRYSTVCNDDGGVVDDVTVYKFHDEHFMVVASSGPRKKTFRWIREHAAGASAYATDVSGAVALLVVQGPRSRDLLKTVVEDADLDALRWFRFTPGRIGETELTLSRSGYTGELGYELYLPAEEAAGLWEHLAAKGRDFGLLPYGVAAMQSLRIEKGYPLYGNDVSERHTPFHVGLDRWIRFDKRDFVGRDALLRVQEQGPDERWVGLVLDSELPADVDDKVSTIGDVAAVKEKIHTGTEAHDYEDEVHPGSEVSGRVTVSAKGHTVGRMLAMAYVRPAHAWPGNRLVVAVKGRPRVATVTPTPFFDPQGMRLKA
- a CDS encoding IclR family transcriptional regulator gives rise to the protein MQSVDRAVSIMEMLARRGPTRVTEVAGELGIHKSTAFRLLSTLEARGLVEQGAGRGRYRLGYGIVRLAGGATVRLEFHQYSRPICLRLAGETGETVNMAIRDGRYAINVEQVMGSSAVTTVNWVGQRTPLHATSSGKVFLAHLPEPELARLLAGPLERFTPGTVVDPARLDEQLQKVRADGYAYTVEELEVGLNAVAAPIRAFDGTVAAAVSVSGPSYRILPDRVTELGELVQAAARAISLGLPNGWKRPAG